The Deltaproteobacteria bacterium genome includes a window with the following:
- a CDS encoding sigma-54 dependent transcriptional regulator, producing MAYKNDDHNDRKHFVKSDLFLEHEAAKASLKKKFALKKILGKSRAIMTLLEKIAQVASCDVNVLITGESGVGKELVARAIHYSSPRGGKPFVPVNCGAIPESIFENELFGHVKGAFTDASFRRKGLVAEAEGGTLFLDEIGTISPFSQVKLLRLLQDREYKPLGEPKPCRADIRIVTATNRELLSLVKDCLFRDDLYYRLNIVTLHIPPLRERKGDIPILVDHFLAKYAREYGKAPQSVTKGAMNAFCSYSWPGNVRELENKVQQLVVTLTSPEISESNVQLPLNNPARSECDLRNFNEAKKKAIEAFEKDYLVNLLTEHGGDVANAAKGTGKNRTALWNLLKKHNLSPKQFR from the coding sequence ATGGCTTATAAAAATGATGATCATAATGACAGAAAACATTTTGTCAAGAGTGATTTATTTTTAGAGCATGAGGCGGCCAAGGCGTCCCTCAAGAAAAAGTTTGCTTTAAAGAAGATCCTTGGCAAAAGCAGGGCGATAATGACCCTGCTCGAAAAAATTGCCCAGGTGGCGTCATGTGATGTTAATGTGCTGATTACAGGTGAAAGTGGCGTAGGCAAAGAATTGGTTGCCAGGGCCATTCACTATTCGAGCCCAAGGGGCGGCAAGCCCTTTGTTCCGGTCAACTGCGGTGCAATTCCTGAAAGTATTTTTGAGAATGAATTGTTTGGCCATGTTAAAGGCGCTTTTACAGACGCAAGTTTCAGGAGAAAAGGTTTGGTTGCCGAGGCGGAAGGCGGCACCCTCTTCCTTGATGAGATCGGAACGATAAGCCCTTTTAGCCAGGTAAAGCTTCTCCGACTTTTGCAGGACAGGGAGTACAAGCCTTTGGGGGAGCCGAAACCTTGCAGGGCAGACATCAGAATTGTTACGGCTACCAACAGAGAACTCCTGTCACTTGTTAAGGATTGCCTGTTCAGGGATGACCTCTATTACAGGTTAAATATTGTTACTCTTCATATCCCTCCCTTGAGGGAAAGGAAAGGGGACATTCCCATTCTTGTTGACCATTTTCTTGCAAAATACGCCAGAGAATATGGCAAGGCGCCCCAAAGTGTGACAAAAGGCGCAATGAATGCTTTTTGTTCCTATTCCTGGCCCGGAAACGTAAGAGAGCTTGAGAATAAGGTCCAGCAACTGGTTGTCACTTTAACTTCACCTGAAATATCTGAAAGTAATGTTCAGCTTCCTTTAAACAATCCTGCGCGATCAGAGTGTGATCTGAGGAATTTTAATGAAGCCAAGAAAAAAGCGATTGAAGCCTTTGAAAAAGATTATCTCGTCAACCTTCTCACAGAACATGGAGGAGATGTAGCCAATGCGGCTAAAGGCACGGGTAAAAATCGAACAGCCCTTTGGAATCTTTTAAAGAAACACAACCTCTCCCCAAAACAGTTTCGCTGA
- a CDS encoding response regulator: MNKTHEKILLVDDDKLYREREKSFLGKRIACTILEAGGGREALEMIRRERPSLVLMDLFMRDMDGDECCSIVKADPEISDTVIIMLSVSEKTEDKRRCFFAGCDDFLTKPIQVVSLIEKLKQYLGDHFRTNVRIPLSSSIYFNYEEQGHSAFIINIAEDGLLIKSRVNVPVGTRIDARFSLPNVSGIIDVQCEVVRIEKEQEAVLENSRSKNKEEAEHEFGMAVKFILPHEDLKKAISEFQYSYII, translated from the coding sequence ATGAATAAGACTCATGAAAAGATCTTGCTGGTAGATGACGACAAACTTTACCGGGAGAGAGAAAAATCTTTTCTCGGAAAGCGAATTGCCTGTACTATCCTGGAAGCAGGCGGCGGCAGGGAAGCGCTCGAAATGATAAGGAGAGAAAGGCCTTCGCTTGTGCTAATGGACCTCTTCATGCGTGATATGGATGGTGATGAGTGTTGTTCAATCGTCAAAGCCGATCCTGAAATAAGTGATACCGTTATAATAATGCTTTCCGTCAGTGAAAAAACAGAAGATAAGAGGCGGTGCTTTTTTGCGGGCTGTGATGATTTTTTAACCAAACCGATACAGGTGGTCAGTCTGATTGAGAAGCTTAAACAATACCTGGGGGACCACTTCAGGACAAATGTAAGAATCCCCCTTTCCTCTTCCATCTATTTTAACTATGAAGAGCAGGGTCATTCGGCATTTATCATCAACATTGCAGAAGACGGTTTGCTCATTAAAAGCCGTGTAAATGTTCCTGTCGGGACCCGGATTGATGCAAGGTTCAGCCTGCCCAATGTTTCGGGAATTATTGACGTGCAGTGTGAGGTGGTGAGGATAGAAAAAGAGCAGGAAGCGGTTCTGGAAAACAGCAGGTCCAAAAATAAAGAAGAAGCTGAACATGAGTTCGGCATGGCTGTAAAATTTATATTGCCCCACGAAGATCTTAAAAAAGCAATTTCTGAATTCCAGTACAGTTATATCATCTGA
- a CDS encoding response regulator, whose protein sequence is MKKVKSTILIIEDESRLLVNLSLLLEKEFNVLTASNGREGFSLFNTVSVSLVLLDIDIPVMNGLEVLQKIRSTDKYVKIIMMTGKSTHDWAKQCADLNVQGYLEKPFDAGRLTAKIKEILGIRHYPVLQELWGMNYHKKLDLISIPARRAIDYINENNDRELYRESLAKYLNLNPDYLSRLFRRECGVELQEYIHRSKIEKSREYLSTRYDMKIKDIAHAVGIRDTAYFSRFFKRHTGLTPREFRKQSLSLSSWP, encoded by the coding sequence ATGAAAAAAGTCAAATCGACCATTCTCATAATAGAAGACGAGAGCAGATTGCTCGTCAATTTATCACTTCTGCTGGAAAAAGAGTTTAATGTTTTGACTGCATCAAACGGCAGAGAAGGATTCTCTCTTTTTAATACCGTTTCTGTTTCATTGGTTCTTCTTGATATTGACATACCGGTCATGAATGGCCTGGAAGTGCTTCAAAAAATAAGAAGTACAGACAAGTATGTGAAGATAATCATGATGACGGGCAAGAGCACACATGATTGGGCCAAGCAATGCGCTGATCTGAACGTGCAGGGCTATTTGGAAAAACCTTTTGATGCGGGCCGGCTCACCGCAAAAATTAAAGAGATTCTTGGCATTCGTCATTATCCTGTTTTACAGGAACTGTGGGGTATGAATTACCATAAAAAGCTTGATTTGATCAGTATTCCGGCCCGGAGGGCCATTGATTATATTAATGAAAATAATGATAGAGAACTATACAGGGAAAGTCTGGCAAAATACCTCAACCTTAACCCTGATTATTTGAGCCGCCTTTTTCGGAGGGAGTGCGGCGTAGAGTTGCAGGAGTATATTCATCGATCAAAGATTGAAAAAAGCAGGGAGTATCTTTCCACAAGGTATGACATGAAAATTAAAGACATCGCTCATGCCGTAGGAATACGGGATACGGCCTATTTTTCAAGGTTTTTCAAACGTCATACAGGATTAACGCCCAGGGAGTTCAGGAAGCAGTCACTTTCTTTATCGTCATGGCCCTGA